From a region of the Osmia lignaria lignaria isolate PbOS001 chromosome 10, iyOsmLign1, whole genome shotgun sequence genome:
- the LOC117611724 gene encoding tubulin glycylase 3A isoform X5, whose protein sequence is MDLPIDLRDVKIAKEPIPSDTTGNENKIEQSNGKSTALISPEKKESPMNPYNRADWSKMNAKWSIPDTEDNEINSVNSLSQLDCGAFPKSYMDTCSCCPRDIFDKHDTDTITSYKGVTFKDGGCCKLHWTRKERYQNIKTKVGRAIKRHKIFLIRGELPKLKEALEKRGWVQKYEATKTRTLPYGSVASLEARSLGDLTQPDGTLNEKSVVFALLRHKAPDFIWDCRNDFVDWHRGLSSNTILNRYQKPSVYTSKLGMARLLEEAHWLYEKDVSSVLFPRSYNLSREPKAFLDDFRLTAAVGLLKWFVQTMQDDQTAVQNHGQRLIPISRLEFAVKRCEEFIACENHQDIDEDFVSEFSEEEWNSFLDDYAAAVHESGRIETTSERGEEQLQKYHEVANSTLEKLKEVDPQYELNGMRNIWILKPSELCCGTGISISHNLRDIFRRVKSKPKDYFIVQKYIERPLLIHDTKFDIRQWYLVTNTFPMTIWLFKEGLLRFSSKPYTFSTYHEAIHICNTAIQEKYDEERRRRRKRGTSEEVVKTIRDQGWDCDKLNEYLKQTGYEGEPYYEKIYPKMSEAIVLTMLASQEHMDRRRCSFELYGADFVVMEDLSVWLIEINTNPRMHPPSSRITKRLYSNVLESLVKVVMDVPVNAVADTGGFSLVYKQNIPDFRPYLGPCLFVFGKSITLQEHPRKREKKKKGNCSSKQQQQQQQQQQHRAWTAPPMIPRLREPKIVDFIDYLNTARCTAAN, encoded by the exons ATGGATTTACCGATTGACCTAAG GGACGTTAAGATTGCAAAAGAGCCAATACCGAGCGACACTACCGGCAACGAAAATAAAATCGAGCAATCAAACGGGAAATCGACAGCTTTAATCAGCCCCGAGAAGAAAGAGAGCCCCATGAATCCGTACAATCGGGCGGATTGGTCGAAAATGAATGCGAAATGGTCAATTCCGGACACGGAGGACAATGAGATCAACAGTGTTAACAGTTTGTCGCAGCTTGACTGCGGTGCATTCCCGAAATCGTACATGGACACGTGTTCCTGTTGCCCCCGGGATATCTTTGACAAGCACGATACGGATACCATTACCAGTTACAAGGGTGTTACGTTCAAAGACGGTGGTTGTTGCAAGCTCCACTGGACGAGGAAGGAACGTTATCAAAACATCAAGACGAAAGTCGGTAGAGCTATCAAG AGGcacaaaatatttttgatacgCGGCGAATTGCCGAAATTGAAGGAAGCTTTGGAGAAAAGAGGTTGGGTGCAGAAATACGAAGCCACAAAAACAAGAACTCTACCTTACG GTAGCGTGGCGAGCTTAGAGGCAAGATCGTTAGGCGATTTGACCCAACCCGATGGCACGTTGAACGAGAAATCGGTGGTTTTCGCTTTGTTGCGCCACAAAGCTCCGGATTTTATATGGGATTGTCGAAACGACTTCGTCGATTGGCATCGTGGTTTGAGCAGCAACACCATTCTCAACAGATACCAGAAGCCATCCGTTTACACATCTAAG CTAGGAATGGCTCGTTTGCTGGAAGAGGCTCATTGGTTGTACGAGAAGGACGTCTCGAGCGTGTTGTTTCCTCGCAGTTACAACTTGAGCAGGGAACCGAAAGCTTTCCTCGATGATTTCCGTTTGACCGCCGCGGTCGGTCTGCTAAAGTGGTTCGTCCAAACGATGCAAGACGATCAGACCGCGGTACAGAACCACGGGCAACGTCTGATACCGATAAGTCGGCTGGAATTCGCTGTAAAACGTTGCGAGGAATTTATAGCCTGCGAAAACCACCAGGATATAGACGAGGACTTTGTCAGCGAGTTTTCGGAAGAGGAATGGAATTCCTTCTTGGACGATTATGCAGCTGCGGTGCACGAGTCGGGTAGAATCGAAACCACGTCGGAGAGAGGGGAGGAACAGTTACAA AAGTATCACGAGGTGGCAAATTCAACGCTTGAGAAATTGAAAGAGGTCGATCCGCAGTACGAGCTGAACGGAATGAGGAACATCTGGATCTTGAAACCGAGCGAACTTTGTTGCGGcaccgggatcagtatatctcATAATCTGAGGGATATATTTCGAAGAGTGAAGAGTAAACCGAAGGATTATTTCATCGTTCAGAAATATATTG AACGTCCTCTGTTGATTCACGACACGAAATTTGACATAAGGCAATGGTACCTGGTCACCAATACGTTCCCCATGACGATATGGTTGTTCAA GGAAGGACTGCTCCGGTTCAGCTCGAAGCCGTACACTTTTTCAACTTATCACGAGGCGATTCATATCTGCAATACCGCCATTCAGGAAAAGTACGACGAGGAAAGACGGCGTAGGAGGAAACGCGGGACTTCGGAGGAAGTCGTAAAGACGATCCGCGATCAGGGATGGGACTGCGACAAGCTGAACGAATATTTAAA ACAAACGGGGTACGAGGGTGAACCGTATTACGAGAAGATCTATCCGAAAATGTCAGAGGCTATAGTTCTAACGATGTTAGCCTCTCAGGAGCACATGGACAGACGGCGATGCAGTTTCGAGCTGTACGGAGCGGATTTCGTCGTGATGGAGGACCTTTCGGTCTGGTTGATCGAGATCAACACGAATCCCAGGATGCACCCGCCTAGCTCGAGAATCACCAAACGTCTGTATTCCAACGTGCTCGAGAGCTTGGTTAAAG TGGTAATGGACGTACCGGTGAACGCTGTCGCCGACACAGGCGGATTCAGTTTGGTCTACAAGCAAAACATACCCGACTTCCGGCCTTATCTCGGTCCTTGTCTGTTCGTGTTCGGCAAGTCGATAACGTTGCAGGAACATCCGCGGAAacgcgagaagaagaagaagggaaacTGTTCGTcgaagcaacagcagcaacagcaacagcagcagcaacaccgTGCATGGACTGCACCACCGATGATTCCACGCTTGAGAGAACCAAAAATAGTCGACTTTATCGACTACTTGAACACCGCCCGATGCACCGCCGCCAACTGA
- the LOC117611724 gene encoding tubulin glycylase 3A isoform X1, with amino-acid sequence MYFCSPCIRSRVPGCATKLRITVEDLPELCKTDIQPVNERMQFDVSEDEQWSRATADNEWNQQEQFEHFNQVIRELPDRAMDLPIDLRTFHLRRSRDVKIAKEPIPSDTTGNENKIEQSNGKSTALISPEKKESPMNPYNRADWSKMNAKWSIPDTEDNEINSVNSLSQLDCGAFPKSYMDTCSCCPRDIFDKHDTDTITSYKGVTFKDGGCCKLHWTRKERYQNIKTKVGRAIKRHKIFLIRGELPKLKEALEKRGWVQKYEATKTRTLPYGSVASLEARSLGDLTQPDGTLNEKSVVFALLRHKAPDFIWDCRNDFVDWHRGLSSNTILNRYQKPSVYTSKLGMARLLEEAHWLYEKDVSSVLFPRSYNLSREPKAFLDDFRLTAAVGLLKWFVQTMQDDQTAVQNHGQRLIPISRLEFAVKRCEEFIACENHQDIDEDFVSEFSEEEWNSFLDDYAAAVHESGRIETTSERGEEQLQKYHEVANSTLEKLKEVDPQYELNGMRNIWILKPSELCCGTGISISHNLRDIFRRVKSKPKDYFIVQKYIERPLLIHDTKFDIRQWYLVTNTFPMTIWLFKEGLLRFSSKPYTFSTYHEAIHICNTAIQEKYDEERRRRRKRGTSEEVVKTIRDQGWDCDKLNEYLKQTGYEGEPYYEKIYPKMSEAIVLTMLASQEHMDRRRCSFELYGADFVVMEDLSVWLIEINTNPRMHPPSSRITKRLYSNVLESLVKVVMDVPVNAVADTGGFSLVYKQNIPDFRPYLGPCLFVFGKSITLQEHPRKREKKKKGNCSSKQQQQQQQQQQHRAWTAPPMIPRLREPKIVDFIDYLNTARCTAAN; translated from the exons GAACCAACAAGAACAATTCGAACATTTCAATCAAGTTATTCGTGAACTTCCTGACAGAGCCATGGATTTACCGATTGACCTAAG AACGTTTCATCTTCGTCGGTCAAGGGACGTTAAGATTGCAAAAGAGCCAATACCGAGCGACACTACCGGCAACGAAAATAAAATCGAGCAATCAAACGGGAAATCGACAGCTTTAATCAGCCCCGAGAAGAAAGAGAGCCCCATGAATCCGTACAATCGGGCGGATTGGTCGAAAATGAATGCGAAATGGTCAATTCCGGACACGGAGGACAATGAGATCAACAGTGTTAACAGTTTGTCGCAGCTTGACTGCGGTGCATTCCCGAAATCGTACATGGACACGTGTTCCTGTTGCCCCCGGGATATCTTTGACAAGCACGATACGGATACCATTACCAGTTACAAGGGTGTTACGTTCAAAGACGGTGGTTGTTGCAAGCTCCACTGGACGAGGAAGGAACGTTATCAAAACATCAAGACGAAAGTCGGTAGAGCTATCAAG AGGcacaaaatatttttgatacgCGGCGAATTGCCGAAATTGAAGGAAGCTTTGGAGAAAAGAGGTTGGGTGCAGAAATACGAAGCCACAAAAACAAGAACTCTACCTTACG GTAGCGTGGCGAGCTTAGAGGCAAGATCGTTAGGCGATTTGACCCAACCCGATGGCACGTTGAACGAGAAATCGGTGGTTTTCGCTTTGTTGCGCCACAAAGCTCCGGATTTTATATGGGATTGTCGAAACGACTTCGTCGATTGGCATCGTGGTTTGAGCAGCAACACCATTCTCAACAGATACCAGAAGCCATCCGTTTACACATCTAAG CTAGGAATGGCTCGTTTGCTGGAAGAGGCTCATTGGTTGTACGAGAAGGACGTCTCGAGCGTGTTGTTTCCTCGCAGTTACAACTTGAGCAGGGAACCGAAAGCTTTCCTCGATGATTTCCGTTTGACCGCCGCGGTCGGTCTGCTAAAGTGGTTCGTCCAAACGATGCAAGACGATCAGACCGCGGTACAGAACCACGGGCAACGTCTGATACCGATAAGTCGGCTGGAATTCGCTGTAAAACGTTGCGAGGAATTTATAGCCTGCGAAAACCACCAGGATATAGACGAGGACTTTGTCAGCGAGTTTTCGGAAGAGGAATGGAATTCCTTCTTGGACGATTATGCAGCTGCGGTGCACGAGTCGGGTAGAATCGAAACCACGTCGGAGAGAGGGGAGGAACAGTTACAA AAGTATCACGAGGTGGCAAATTCAACGCTTGAGAAATTGAAAGAGGTCGATCCGCAGTACGAGCTGAACGGAATGAGGAACATCTGGATCTTGAAACCGAGCGAACTTTGTTGCGGcaccgggatcagtatatctcATAATCTGAGGGATATATTTCGAAGAGTGAAGAGTAAACCGAAGGATTATTTCATCGTTCAGAAATATATTG AACGTCCTCTGTTGATTCACGACACGAAATTTGACATAAGGCAATGGTACCTGGTCACCAATACGTTCCCCATGACGATATGGTTGTTCAA GGAAGGACTGCTCCGGTTCAGCTCGAAGCCGTACACTTTTTCAACTTATCACGAGGCGATTCATATCTGCAATACCGCCATTCAGGAAAAGTACGACGAGGAAAGACGGCGTAGGAGGAAACGCGGGACTTCGGAGGAAGTCGTAAAGACGATCCGCGATCAGGGATGGGACTGCGACAAGCTGAACGAATATTTAAA ACAAACGGGGTACGAGGGTGAACCGTATTACGAGAAGATCTATCCGAAAATGTCAGAGGCTATAGTTCTAACGATGTTAGCCTCTCAGGAGCACATGGACAGACGGCGATGCAGTTTCGAGCTGTACGGAGCGGATTTCGTCGTGATGGAGGACCTTTCGGTCTGGTTGATCGAGATCAACACGAATCCCAGGATGCACCCGCCTAGCTCGAGAATCACCAAACGTCTGTATTCCAACGTGCTCGAGAGCTTGGTTAAAG TGGTAATGGACGTACCGGTGAACGCTGTCGCCGACACAGGCGGATTCAGTTTGGTCTACAAGCAAAACATACCCGACTTCCGGCCTTATCTCGGTCCTTGTCTGTTCGTGTTCGGCAAGTCGATAACGTTGCAGGAACATCCGCGGAAacgcgagaagaagaagaagggaaacTGTTCGTcgaagcaacagcagcaacagcaacagcagcagcaacaccgTGCATGGACTGCACCACCGATGATTCCACGCTTGAGAGAACCAAAAATAGTCGACTTTATCGACTACTTGAACACCGCCCGATGCACCGCCGCCAACTGA
- the LOC117611724 gene encoding tubulin glycylase 3B isoform X6: MYFCSPCIRSRVPGCATKLRITVEDLPELCKTDIQPVNERMQFDVSEDEQWSRATADNEWNQQEQFEHFNQVIRELPDRAMDLPIDLRTFHLRRSRDVKIAKEPIPSDTTGNENKIEQSNGKSTALISPEKKESPMNPYNRADWSKMNAKWSIPDTEDNEINSVNSLSQLDCGAFPKSYMDTCSCCPRDIFDKHDTDTITSYKGVTFKDGGCCKLHWTRKERYQNIKTKVGRAIKRHKIFLIRGELPKLKEALEKRGWVQKYEATKTRTLPYGSVASLEARSLGDLTQPDGTLNEKSVVFALLRHKAPDFIWDCRNDFVDWHRGLSSNTILNRYQKPSVYTSKKYHEVANSTLEKLKEVDPQYELNGMRNIWILKPSELCCGTGISISHNLRDIFRRVKSKPKDYFIVQKYIERPLLIHDTKFDIRQWYLVTNTFPMTIWLFKEGLLRFSSKPYTFSTYHEAIHICNTAIQEKYDEERRRRRKRGTSEEVVKTIRDQGWDCDKLNEYLKQTGYEGEPYYEKIYPKMSEAIVLTMLASQEHMDRRRCSFELYGADFVVMEDLSVWLIEINTNPRMHPPSSRITKRLYSNVLESLVKVVMDVPVNAVADTGGFSLVYKQNIPDFRPYLGPCLFVFGKSITLQEHPRKREKKKKGNCSSKQQQQQQQQQQHRAWTAPPMIPRLREPKIVDFIDYLNTARCTAAN, translated from the exons GAACCAACAAGAACAATTCGAACATTTCAATCAAGTTATTCGTGAACTTCCTGACAGAGCCATGGATTTACCGATTGACCTAAG AACGTTTCATCTTCGTCGGTCAAGGGACGTTAAGATTGCAAAAGAGCCAATACCGAGCGACACTACCGGCAACGAAAATAAAATCGAGCAATCAAACGGGAAATCGACAGCTTTAATCAGCCCCGAGAAGAAAGAGAGCCCCATGAATCCGTACAATCGGGCGGATTGGTCGAAAATGAATGCGAAATGGTCAATTCCGGACACGGAGGACAATGAGATCAACAGTGTTAACAGTTTGTCGCAGCTTGACTGCGGTGCATTCCCGAAATCGTACATGGACACGTGTTCCTGTTGCCCCCGGGATATCTTTGACAAGCACGATACGGATACCATTACCAGTTACAAGGGTGTTACGTTCAAAGACGGTGGTTGTTGCAAGCTCCACTGGACGAGGAAGGAACGTTATCAAAACATCAAGACGAAAGTCGGTAGAGCTATCAAG AGGcacaaaatatttttgatacgCGGCGAATTGCCGAAATTGAAGGAAGCTTTGGAGAAAAGAGGTTGGGTGCAGAAATACGAAGCCACAAAAACAAGAACTCTACCTTACG GTAGCGTGGCGAGCTTAGAGGCAAGATCGTTAGGCGATTTGACCCAACCCGATGGCACGTTGAACGAGAAATCGGTGGTTTTCGCTTTGTTGCGCCACAAAGCTCCGGATTTTATATGGGATTGTCGAAACGACTTCGTCGATTGGCATCGTGGTTTGAGCAGCAACACCATTCTCAACAGATACCAGAAGCCATCCGTTTACACATCTAAG AAGTATCACGAGGTGGCAAATTCAACGCTTGAGAAATTGAAAGAGGTCGATCCGCAGTACGAGCTGAACGGAATGAGGAACATCTGGATCTTGAAACCGAGCGAACTTTGTTGCGGcaccgggatcagtatatctcATAATCTGAGGGATATATTTCGAAGAGTGAAGAGTAAACCGAAGGATTATTTCATCGTTCAGAAATATATTG AACGTCCTCTGTTGATTCACGACACGAAATTTGACATAAGGCAATGGTACCTGGTCACCAATACGTTCCCCATGACGATATGGTTGTTCAA GGAAGGACTGCTCCGGTTCAGCTCGAAGCCGTACACTTTTTCAACTTATCACGAGGCGATTCATATCTGCAATACCGCCATTCAGGAAAAGTACGACGAGGAAAGACGGCGTAGGAGGAAACGCGGGACTTCGGAGGAAGTCGTAAAGACGATCCGCGATCAGGGATGGGACTGCGACAAGCTGAACGAATATTTAAA ACAAACGGGGTACGAGGGTGAACCGTATTACGAGAAGATCTATCCGAAAATGTCAGAGGCTATAGTTCTAACGATGTTAGCCTCTCAGGAGCACATGGACAGACGGCGATGCAGTTTCGAGCTGTACGGAGCGGATTTCGTCGTGATGGAGGACCTTTCGGTCTGGTTGATCGAGATCAACACGAATCCCAGGATGCACCCGCCTAGCTCGAGAATCACCAAACGTCTGTATTCCAACGTGCTCGAGAGCTTGGTTAAAG TGGTAATGGACGTACCGGTGAACGCTGTCGCCGACACAGGCGGATTCAGTTTGGTCTACAAGCAAAACATACCCGACTTCCGGCCTTATCTCGGTCCTTGTCTGTTCGTGTTCGGCAAGTCGATAACGTTGCAGGAACATCCGCGGAAacgcgagaagaagaagaagggaaacTGTTCGTcgaagcaacagcagcaacagcaacagcagcagcaacaccgTGCATGGACTGCACCACCGATGATTCCACGCTTGAGAGAACCAAAAATAGTCGACTTTATCGACTACTTGAACACCGCCCGATGCACCGCCGCCAACTGA
- the LOC117611724 gene encoding tubulin glycylase 3A isoform X2 — protein MYFCSPCIRSRVPGCATKLRITVEDLPELCKTDIQPVNERMQFDVSEDEQWSRATADNEWNQQEQFEHFNQVIRELPDRAMDLPIDLRDVKIAKEPIPSDTTGNENKIEQSNGKSTALISPEKKESPMNPYNRADWSKMNAKWSIPDTEDNEINSVNSLSQLDCGAFPKSYMDTCSCCPRDIFDKHDTDTITSYKGVTFKDGGCCKLHWTRKERYQNIKTKVGRAIKRHKIFLIRGELPKLKEALEKRGWVQKYEATKTRTLPYGSVASLEARSLGDLTQPDGTLNEKSVVFALLRHKAPDFIWDCRNDFVDWHRGLSSNTILNRYQKPSVYTSKLGMARLLEEAHWLYEKDVSSVLFPRSYNLSREPKAFLDDFRLTAAVGLLKWFVQTMQDDQTAVQNHGQRLIPISRLEFAVKRCEEFIACENHQDIDEDFVSEFSEEEWNSFLDDYAAAVHESGRIETTSERGEEQLQKYHEVANSTLEKLKEVDPQYELNGMRNIWILKPSELCCGTGISISHNLRDIFRRVKSKPKDYFIVQKYIERPLLIHDTKFDIRQWYLVTNTFPMTIWLFKEGLLRFSSKPYTFSTYHEAIHICNTAIQEKYDEERRRRRKRGTSEEVVKTIRDQGWDCDKLNEYLKQTGYEGEPYYEKIYPKMSEAIVLTMLASQEHMDRRRCSFELYGADFVVMEDLSVWLIEINTNPRMHPPSSRITKRLYSNVLESLVKVVMDVPVNAVADTGGFSLVYKQNIPDFRPYLGPCLFVFGKSITLQEHPRKREKKKKGNCSSKQQQQQQQQQQHRAWTAPPMIPRLREPKIVDFIDYLNTARCTAAN, from the exons GAACCAACAAGAACAATTCGAACATTTCAATCAAGTTATTCGTGAACTTCCTGACAGAGCCATGGATTTACCGATTGACCTAAG GGACGTTAAGATTGCAAAAGAGCCAATACCGAGCGACACTACCGGCAACGAAAATAAAATCGAGCAATCAAACGGGAAATCGACAGCTTTAATCAGCCCCGAGAAGAAAGAGAGCCCCATGAATCCGTACAATCGGGCGGATTGGTCGAAAATGAATGCGAAATGGTCAATTCCGGACACGGAGGACAATGAGATCAACAGTGTTAACAGTTTGTCGCAGCTTGACTGCGGTGCATTCCCGAAATCGTACATGGACACGTGTTCCTGTTGCCCCCGGGATATCTTTGACAAGCACGATACGGATACCATTACCAGTTACAAGGGTGTTACGTTCAAAGACGGTGGTTGTTGCAAGCTCCACTGGACGAGGAAGGAACGTTATCAAAACATCAAGACGAAAGTCGGTAGAGCTATCAAG AGGcacaaaatatttttgatacgCGGCGAATTGCCGAAATTGAAGGAAGCTTTGGAGAAAAGAGGTTGGGTGCAGAAATACGAAGCCACAAAAACAAGAACTCTACCTTACG GTAGCGTGGCGAGCTTAGAGGCAAGATCGTTAGGCGATTTGACCCAACCCGATGGCACGTTGAACGAGAAATCGGTGGTTTTCGCTTTGTTGCGCCACAAAGCTCCGGATTTTATATGGGATTGTCGAAACGACTTCGTCGATTGGCATCGTGGTTTGAGCAGCAACACCATTCTCAACAGATACCAGAAGCCATCCGTTTACACATCTAAG CTAGGAATGGCTCGTTTGCTGGAAGAGGCTCATTGGTTGTACGAGAAGGACGTCTCGAGCGTGTTGTTTCCTCGCAGTTACAACTTGAGCAGGGAACCGAAAGCTTTCCTCGATGATTTCCGTTTGACCGCCGCGGTCGGTCTGCTAAAGTGGTTCGTCCAAACGATGCAAGACGATCAGACCGCGGTACAGAACCACGGGCAACGTCTGATACCGATAAGTCGGCTGGAATTCGCTGTAAAACGTTGCGAGGAATTTATAGCCTGCGAAAACCACCAGGATATAGACGAGGACTTTGTCAGCGAGTTTTCGGAAGAGGAATGGAATTCCTTCTTGGACGATTATGCAGCTGCGGTGCACGAGTCGGGTAGAATCGAAACCACGTCGGAGAGAGGGGAGGAACAGTTACAA AAGTATCACGAGGTGGCAAATTCAACGCTTGAGAAATTGAAAGAGGTCGATCCGCAGTACGAGCTGAACGGAATGAGGAACATCTGGATCTTGAAACCGAGCGAACTTTGTTGCGGcaccgggatcagtatatctcATAATCTGAGGGATATATTTCGAAGAGTGAAGAGTAAACCGAAGGATTATTTCATCGTTCAGAAATATATTG AACGTCCTCTGTTGATTCACGACACGAAATTTGACATAAGGCAATGGTACCTGGTCACCAATACGTTCCCCATGACGATATGGTTGTTCAA GGAAGGACTGCTCCGGTTCAGCTCGAAGCCGTACACTTTTTCAACTTATCACGAGGCGATTCATATCTGCAATACCGCCATTCAGGAAAAGTACGACGAGGAAAGACGGCGTAGGAGGAAACGCGGGACTTCGGAGGAAGTCGTAAAGACGATCCGCGATCAGGGATGGGACTGCGACAAGCTGAACGAATATTTAAA ACAAACGGGGTACGAGGGTGAACCGTATTACGAGAAGATCTATCCGAAAATGTCAGAGGCTATAGTTCTAACGATGTTAGCCTCTCAGGAGCACATGGACAGACGGCGATGCAGTTTCGAGCTGTACGGAGCGGATTTCGTCGTGATGGAGGACCTTTCGGTCTGGTTGATCGAGATCAACACGAATCCCAGGATGCACCCGCCTAGCTCGAGAATCACCAAACGTCTGTATTCCAACGTGCTCGAGAGCTTGGTTAAAG TGGTAATGGACGTACCGGTGAACGCTGTCGCCGACACAGGCGGATTCAGTTTGGTCTACAAGCAAAACATACCCGACTTCCGGCCTTATCTCGGTCCTTGTCTGTTCGTGTTCGGCAAGTCGATAACGTTGCAGGAACATCCGCGGAAacgcgagaagaagaagaagggaaacTGTTCGTcgaagcaacagcagcaacagcaacagcagcagcaacaccgTGCATGGACTGCACCACCGATGATTCCACGCTTGAGAGAACCAAAAATAGTCGACTTTATCGACTACTTGAACACCGCCCGATGCACCGCCGCCAACTGA